DNA sequence from the Alosa alosa isolate M-15738 ecotype Scorff River chromosome 2, AALO_Geno_1.1, whole genome shotgun sequence genome:
gttgtGCCTTTACACTGAATAGGGGTGTAGGAGGTGGTCTTCTCATAGTCCTGGGTAAGTAAGGATAGGAAGTAAGCAGTCATTTGTCATGTATGCCAGAATTCTcctcaaaatgtattttaattcAGTATGACAATCTATTAAATAGCTGAGGCTACTAGCTAACCAAACAGACATATAAACACAGGACCTCCAGGGCTTCTCACATGCAGCCTGTGTTGATGCTAAGGCAGGCTGTGGCTTGCTCCAAAGATCATCTACCAAATGTCCATATGCCTTTATTTGTAGATGCATTAGCAGTAAGCCTGCTCATAGGCTGCTATATgacaaacaaactgcaaatgaaTAATTGAGGAAGACTATACCAAATCTAACTTATAGCTTGCTGAAATGAAAAGACTTTCACACAGGCCATCGCACAACTTACCTTAACAAAACATTTGATTAGAAGGTATTGCATGGGATACTTGGACCATGAATAGCAGAAGTCTAAAACCTCTGATAAATAGCCTCTTATATGGATTGATAATCTGGTTATGATTATGATTGCAGTCTGAAAATGCACAGCTGAGAAGGGTTTGTCAGACTGCTGTCCACATTCTCACCCTGAGAGCAAGGGTTTAGGTGGTAAGTGAATGTGCTTTTACAACAGCAGTGAAGTTGATTGGAagcacatttttaaaagatcttCAAATGTCCTCATTGTTCAAACTTCTTCTCTCATGGGAAAGTAATCAGATTGCATATACATTTGCATCACTTATAATGAACAACTACAGACCGTGTGCACAGTTAGGTAGGGCAGCACCAAGACAACAGTTTGCTGCCCACATTATAAATGAACTGATGCAAATGAATACTGTCTCTATGATAATGAAGTTTTTGTGTTCCTTTCTCTGAACAGGGCTTGATGGCTTTCCCCCTGTTCCCACCCATGTGTCTGTTATTTAGATTAACTGCCTGATCCAAGTGTAGGTGTGACACTGAAAGGtgttggcctttgtttttatgaTAAGTGGGCCATCTGGGTAATGCAGAGTCTTATTAGATTATAAGTAGCACTCAGAAACTAATTTTCTGTAATTTATGACAATCTACTGACACTTATGTTAGTGGTTCAGACTAAatacaaaactaaaaaaaaatgtgatctaTTCATTTTGGTCTGTTATGGACATTTCAGGGACATTCATGGCTGTACCATAATGCCAATAGCCAATGCAGTTAGGCCTATACTGTGGACATAGGACTTTATAGGCAGCAAGAAGTGCCTTTCAAGTGTTGTTGAGGGGGAATGTCTCTGGTCACATAtatacaaacacgcacacacacacacacgccagaggTGTTCCTGCTGGAGTGGAGCTCCACCAAGCTATTTATATCTGCTCTATTGCATTTACATCAGGTTGTTGAACCACAAATGTATGTTGGCCACAGCTAAACATATCCAGGTCAGCTTCTCCGCTGTCAGAGCGTTTACAAGGTATAGGCTATAATTCTGTCTGAATTGTACATGCATAAGCAATGAGCTCCTACATCACATTGCAGAAAATGTACAATGATTTGTCTGTGGTTAAGTTATTCAATTGATTACAATAGTGGTCATGAGTTGTATCCAATCAAAAGGTTACCACTGCCCACACCACTTTGCACTTACCAGATTTCCTCCCGGCCACTATGGTTATTCCTTCACCTCGGGGTCTCTAATGTGAACTTGTTTCTCTTCCTCAGCGTCCACTGTTGTACTAATACCAGTAGAATGATCCTTGCTTGCTAATGATGCTAGTCTTAATGATGCAAGAGAGGCTTAACACAACTCTCACCTCTTGCCTGTACCGTCTCCGTTTCCCAACAACCAGAACCACGTACACCATCTGATTCGGCACAAACCTGTATCTTTCTGATGTTATCCGAGAATGGGCTAAACTTAGGGCAGTGGAAAGGCAATGGCAAAACTCCAAAAACCCAGCCCACCTATGGGTATATCAATATCCCCTATCTTTAGATTCTAGCAGAACAGTTGCCAAAACAACATGTTACTGTGACAAGATCAGCCTCAAAGGAATTATTATCCACTTTCAAAGCTCTCTGATACCTCTCCAGTATATTGTATCTCAAACATCCTGTCTCTGGCTTACGACCTTATCTGCTTTCTTTATAGGTTGGTGGCCTGCAGTGGCCAATGCTCTACCCGGTGGACACAGTCTGAATTCTCCCAATAGAATGCACATTGCTTTCCCCACATAGAACTTGACCAATATTGCCCTCATGACCAAAGTTGCCATTATTGGGAAGGTCCTTTGTTACattctgtcatagggcccaccatTTCTAACAGCACCCCTGACTACCACATCACAATCAGACCAGACTTGAGTAGGGTCAGGTTACACAGATGTGCAACATCCTGCATGCAGCCTGTCTGACAAACAGAGCCACAGATAGTCATAACGGCTAACCTCCATTGGCAATTCACTCCTGAGTTTGGGGTTCTGACACAAATCTAGTTATTTCTTTTGCAAACAGATAACATGTACATAATTCACTTAACAAACAATGTTTATCTGAACTTTTTTATTATCTCGGTTTCCTGAAAAATTTGGTATTTTAGATTTACTCCATGAAAATCCCTTTACAGTATCGTCAACAGCAACtggaaaagataaaaaaaactatgtatCTCCCAGGAAAGATGGGTGTATTCTACAACATGGCAGGCACAGGTGCAGTACTGCATCAAAAGTGTAGTAAATATTACACAGTGTCCATAAAATATGATGTGTGTGGATTGAACGATCATGTCCATTTGATGCACAGAACTTGTAACAGATATAATTAACAAAATGTTTGTTTAATACAACGGGTATTTTAAAGAAATATACACAAATGATACTGAAAAGACACACATACTTAAGACACTGAAATGTCCTCAATAATTCTAACTATAGACATGTTATTTACAACCAGCTATGTGCACATTACATCAACAACCATTAAGATCTTAAACTGATCAGGTAATAACAAAGTATCTTAATATTCAAACTGGCTTTCGTTAAGATTCCATAGCTAAGCAGTTTTCAGAACACACATTATTTAAAaagtacaaaacaaacaaaaatacaactTCATACCTCACCACTGCATTATCTTAGTTTACCTGTTTGGTGTTTTCTGTTCTAATTATATTGCTTTGCAGAGTTTTTTGTTGATATGATTAATGTGAAAAGATAGAATTCCTGAGAGTTGAGGTCACTTTAACGTGAATTCAAACCATTTGCAGAAAGCCTGGTAGACAAAATGTAGGCCGTGGCTGTCTTGGATCCAGAACATCATATATTCTGCTGATAAAGAGGGTCATGCTATTGGTGTGTATGTTGCATATGGTAAGTAACAGAATGTACATCCTATTCCAATAATCATATGACGtcgtgtttgttattttttgaccTCATATCCTTCCCTCAAGAGGTGTAGCAGCATTCTCTGTCCATCCTATGAGCGCTGTCATTTACTAGTCTCCCATACGTTTCCATTCAGGTGTCTGTTACAAAGCATCATGCTATAATGCCATAGAATCATCCTTCATTCAAATATTCAAACCATAGTGCCATAGtttatataaaaacaaaacaccaaaaaaaaatagacagaTCCTATATAAATCCTCCATATATTAAatagaaaatgttaaaaagggCAAAAAGTGTGTTAGCTGCAAAATATATATCGATATGTACAAATCCCATGCTTCCAAGTCAACGATCACTGCAAGAgagtaaaaaagagagaaacgtCAATATCACATAATAACAGTATTTATGAACCGTGTAGAAATTTGAGTCTAAGAATGCTGAGACAGAAGGACAGAGAATACAGACCTTGTTCCAACATCCTGGTATGGGCAGCCCATCTCGACCCTGTTGGCAGAAATAGAATAGGTGTAGTTATTGCATGCCATCCAAAGCTCTGACCATACTGAGGGACAGGAGAGGACCACCGCAGGCAAACGCAAAGAGGCAGGCAATCACTGCACTGATTTGCAATCTGCAATCTGCACCCTTAATGAGAAGGGGGGGCACTGAACACAAACATTATGAGGTCATTCCATCACAATCACAACCACACAAGGAGTCATttttcatacacacaaaaacacagggtaaaaaaaaacacagaccaaaaaaaaaaaactcaaacaaATTGATCACCATGCGCACACAGGCAATACATCTCCACACATATTTAGAATGTGTCCAACTCTGATTTGAGTGTGTTTAGGGGCAATGGTTCTAGATGGAGTGCAATATCATAAGGTGTGATCATCTGTCATGAATGAAAGAAATCACAGAGAGTAACCAGGCTGGGTTAAACAACATATGCAGGTTAAGTACTGGTACCATGCACTGACAGTCAAGGCTACTTGACTGAAATGCTACAAAAGAGAGCCTGGTTACCCTGAGCCACAATAAGAGACATCACAACACAAGCCATACTCACAGGCCCCACCGGCAGTGGTCATTGTGGTAATCAGGAAATGCATAATTCTACTCTTCGAAAACGCCTTTAAAGGCAGTGAGCTGAGAAGGGAGGTAGTAATAGGGGGTTTCCTGCTTCCTGTTATCCCGCTTTCAGTTTTAGGCCATCATGCATGTACTGACTAAGTGGCAATCATACGAATGTTCAGAATCCCTGATCGAGTTGCATCATTGATTATTTATTGACGTCATCcacctaaacaaacacacaagtcaAACTCCTTTCCTGGTCCCAGTATGTTGAGACTGGTGAggtatttattttaaatttccACCTAGTACAGTAACCACTGCCTGCGGGTTAGCTGAATGATGATGAGGGGGTCGTGggagacacatagacacagaacacacagtaTACTGTACCAGGGGGCAGGGGGCGTCAGGGAGCAGCCCTGCTTTCCCGCCATGTCCTTTTAACACGCTGGCAGCCTGCCATTGAAATTCATTCAGTTCTCTGTTATGTTCATGTCTGTCTGAATCTTTCCACACTCACGTACCACATCTCCACACTACCATACACGGAACACTCATATAACTTTCATGGGTATAAAGAATCTGTAAAAGTGTAATCCTTCTAAAGTTGAGTAAAAAAAATTATCTATCATGAAGCCTCATGTTTCACAGCTTAGAGTAAAGACATGGAGCCCCTAGTAGGTAGGATGTTACTGCGTCTACAGCATTAAACAAGCAGTCCACTTTAGAGTTCCACTTTCTATACATATGAGATGAGTTGGTGACGTACCACAGGGCAGGGCTGGTCCAATCCAGGAGGACCCTGCTCGCCTTTCTGACCTTTCAGGCCCTTCTTCCCCCCTGGGCCACGGTCACCCTGTGGGACGGAGAAGAGAGGTGAGACacgcctcttcctcttcctcttcctcttcaagGGTGTACTCACACTAGACAATCCGTACCATGCTCAAGAACCTTTGATCGGAAAAGTTCAGTGTGTTTGGCTAGTCTAGTGTGATCGCTTGGTACGATAAGCAGTGTCTAATTTGAGTGCCCTAGGTTGACAAAAAACTATTTGCAGTTTAATTGGTTTGTTAGTATGGAATTTGGTCAAAATGACCACTTTAGTAATGCTGTTCAATACGTTGTCACTGGTTGTTATGTTAGTTAAATGTTTGAGAGAGAGGCTAGATAGAgtgaaagggaaagaaagagagagagagagagagtgaaagggagagagagagaaagagaatgaaagagataaGCTGTTGTCAGACCTACGtgtaagtctgcatgttctgTGGATGAGCGGTTgagccgtatatctgaacaacataactgGCCATTTGGAATTCTAAACTTAGCCGACTGTTACACTACAACCCTCCTAGTATTTacgacggacattatgtaaatgagcttgtgtctgaacgaagcaaagaacatgcagagattctgttcatgtgcatgttcaaccacgttcaacctgttgaaccacacagagattctgttaATGTGCGATCATAGGTGTTGTTCACACATATGATCGCATAATGTCATCATGTTAGCATCTTATCTATcagacctccgtttgacaaagctcCACATATACTGCAGAGGatatgtctgaaagcagctagagagagagagtgaaagagaaagaaagacatagagagagagagacaaagagagaaagagagagagagtgatgaacaTTTGATCATAACCTCCATAACCCCATGACTCCTTGATTTGAGCACATGACTGGGCGCATTTCTccagctggctggctggttaCTGAGTGTAATAGGTGCAGCACCAaccttctctcctctgcctcccgTGTCCCCTTTCTCCCCCATGAGCCCTGGGAAACCCTGcacatcaaacacactctcaggaCCAATCACAGCCCAGAAAAGATCCATTTATCACACTAAATGCAACCAATCTTAAGCATGACTCCACTCCCCCACAAATGGAATCCAATACTCACATCTAATCCAGGCAGGCCTTGTTTGCCCTGTGGCCAGACACATGTAAGAAGAGAATAATAATGAAACAATGTTTCCGACCAGATGAGAGTCTGATTATTAATAGCTTTACATTCACATAAAAGTGCATTAAATATTCAAGTCACGTCGCTGATTCTTACCAGGACAAGAATCATTCAAGGTCACATATTAAGATGTGTACACttccacagagacagacacaaatgGATGGAAAAGGTACTAACTTTTTCTCCTTTGGAACCTGGAAGTCCGACTAATCCATCAGCACCTGGTGAACCAGGAGCGCCCtgggcatgggagagagagttacACGTCATTTCAAAACAAAATCATCACAAGGCAAATCTTCAAAAGAAGCACAGGATAGGGGATGGACACAACCAGTGTTTTGCCAGTGAGACTGTTTTGGGCTACACCTTTTGTTAATTTATTGCTATTAATCATAttcctttatttttatttacatcTATTTACTGTCCTCCATGGCATTATTTACAGAGGCTACAGTACTTGTGTAATGACAATTCagatattctattctattctatcctattctattctattctattctattctattctatcatatcctattctattctattttatcctattctattctattctatacatGATTCTGTCTGAGCTGAGGCCCATCTGTGTCTAGTGGCTGGTGAGGCATGGACGTGTGCAGTGCTGTTGGGGACTCACTCTTGGGCCGGGGGCCCCCTGCTCTCccacctctcccttctctcctctcaccgCCTCGCCCGGCTCCCCCTGAGTGCACAAAGTCCAACTTCACACATCACACCAAATAAACATCCTCATTAACACAACATGACTACATTATCACTTCATTATCACATACTATCACACGAGTCTGCACACTCGTATAGGCTACCGCCATGAGTTACTGTGGACTGTAGTCATGATGTAGTACAACACTTCTCACTCTGTTACACACTGTATGTTTTGGCTCTACGCCACCAGAGTTGATTTAAGTAAAGCTTTCCAACTTTAAGGACAGGTTAGGGGGAACATATTAGTGGCTAAAATCTATTTGTGAAGTAAAAACTGCGTAAAGGATAATGGACAACTTTGGGTAGTACAAAATAGTGGGTAGTACAATGTGGTACAAAGCGTTCAGAGCCACACAAGCTCTTTCAGGAAAGCTTACAAGTCAGTGAACAATTGATTTGAGCTTAGGTGCATAGTTTCATGAAGATTTTCTGAAAATGGCCTGAGGAAATGTATCAGTGCTGTACTGGTTTGGTGAGCTTGATTTTCTCTTTCTATGTGCCTTTATGTCAGCAACATTGGAGTGAGCTTTGAGCTGGTACAATCTTTTCAGTCATGTTTTGATCTATTCAGAAGTTATTACATACAAACAATTTGCATGGATTAACTATTTGAATCCAATGAAAAAGTTCCAcacaaaaatgaatgttatgaaTACTCTCTGGGTTGAACATTAAGCTACATGTAAAACTATATTGTGTTTTGACATACATACAAATGTAGATATTTTTTCAAAGCACAAAATTGTTGTTTAACGGCAACGTTTTTCCCCGTCTAAAGTAGCTTATGTAATGGTCAAAAGAATTCTTACCTTGGGGCCAGGTATTCCATGACCCTGAAAAACAATGCCTGTGTTAGTGTGCCTGTAAAGTGGTCACGCTTCAAATGAAAGTCTACACTATTCAAAGGCAAATGCATTTAGATTAGATTTTTATTACAATGGCTTGTCCTtcagattgtttgtttgttggtttaatttaaggccatttcagcaACTAAGGCTTTTAATGAccagagcattgtgtgttatagaagcttaaatatgtttttaaaaaaactatGCTAGTAACAAAGGTGGGACCTTACTTAAAAAATCAGCTATAGAATTTTGGTGATAAAATTGTTGCTTTTTGGTTTTCAAGGCAGGGCAACAGGTCAAAATATGTCTCACTGACAGGGGCATTTCGCAAAATTGGCATAATGGAGGATCTTCACCCTTGTTGTTCAGATGTTCTCTGCATCTGGTTAGACTCACCTGGTGACCCGGGGGCCCTGGGGGGCCAGCTGGCCCTGGAGGTCCAGGCAGTGAAATGATCTGTGCCTGCAGCGAGAAGGGGACCAGTACACCTCAGTTAAACAAAGCTACATTTATTACTGGCGTCTGTTTGGACGAGAGGCTTTCCATGATAGGCAATATCTTAGGACATCCCCACTCGTAATCACTCCACATTTAGCACTAAACTGTCTGACATGAATGACGTCTGACATGTATGACATGAACGAGAGAGCATCGATTTCATAATGTCACATTTGACTGTTACTGAGTGAGAAGACGGAGTCAATGGAGTAGGGTGAGTGTTCAGATTAACATGTAACGTGAGGACAAGTGAGTATACAAAGTATATGTACAGAGTTTCCGTTGTTTGGCAACAGTAACTGCCAAGACTATTGATTAGAACTATTTttgagaggcagaggaggaacgAGCCAAAATCAAAATGAATGATAAAAACACAATTTGATGTCTTTACGGTTCACTAGTTGCAAGTGGAACTATTATATAAAAGCAATATAACACTCATGGTCATGGTGTTGGTAAAGGTCACACCTACGGCTGTGGTTATCTGCTGCCAAACCACAGCTGTGGGGATATCCTTTACCAACCCAACTCTCACTTGTtccatattgcttaaatatagcagagagagagagagagagagagagagaaagagagatttaaAAAGGCCAtaacacctgtctgatttcccaTTGTTATGTAACTTCTTAAGCTTGGCAAGCATGTATGTAAACAAGCCATGGCACCATTCCCATTCAGTGTGTTTTCCCTGTACAGGTGATGACATGCTATTCTTACCAGGTTGTCCTGAATCCAGGcgtctcctttctctcctttttggCCATCCATACCCTGACAAAGTCATGCAAGTATGTCAATACTATGGCAAGTCAAatcttttttaaatgaaatgggTGGTCAAAATGGGTGGTCAAATTATAATGACCAAACAGGCTGTGTTGGTTCACACTCTagcaatttttcacatagatctttgTTTCCCAGAGTACTGTCGgctaaatgacaaaaaaatactgcagctaacagctagagcaggcagctacagtgctacactttgggggcatgattttaaaaattgccggaattctcctttaaggaaaCACAATGTGTCCTCTGGCAGGCCCACTCTCACACAGTTTCAAATGCTGCCACCTTACACAAAATCTCTCTAAACATATGACAGGtacatttgtgtgcatttgtgggtTATTGCATTGCTTCCATATGTTCCATATAGTTTTAGTTTGTATGCAACATACTTTGCTCTTTTTCAGTTGCTCTGTGTATGTAAGCATGtatgcatatatgtatgtatatatgcacATATGAATGTATATGTATTGTGTATAATCAGCAGACTCACCGACGGGCCAGACAGCCccatctcccccctctctcctttctccccagGGTTCCCTGGCCTCCCGTCCTCTCCCCTCTCGCCCTGCGGGCcctgtggaggaggagaaggcccATTTCCATTCACATTTCAAACACGTCTCTAGCAAGTCCTACTCGGTAAGTTCATGCTGAATGATAATCATGGTGGGCGCAGGTCAGATATGGTCAGATATTACTCCACCTGTGCTCCATCTGCTCCGCGTAGGCCAGGGAAGCCGTCTTCTCCCTGCAAGAgcgatacaaacaaacacacatgtgacaAGCATTACCACATCACTTGCAATCATCTGTCCAGACCCACTGCATTCAAACTAAACACGGGCAGAGGGAAGGGTGGTGCCACAAACATTTGTACAACAGTTGTACTGCCTCGTGCCTTGTCAAACTAAATATCTGTAGAGACAGGGTGGTCTTGCCTTGAGTCCTGGTTCTCCCGGCGGCCCTGGAGCTCCCTAAAGGGAAACAGGGAcatatttgcatgaaatttgtaGACAATGGACGtgaacacacaaaagcaaaagaTGCATACAGTGCACATGTGCAGTGCATATGAATGCTTTGTTTGTACAACGGAATACAAATTCCATCCCAGAATACCAGCTTTCCATAGTAACTGACCCTAAGAGCGTGGAAGAGTTCTCCAGTGAGGTCAATTCCCTCGGATGAACCAGGGGCTCCTTTTTCACCAGGTAAACCCTACACAGACAAGAGATGGAGTTAAGCCAAACATCCAGGtacttaacacacaaacacacatacatacggtGTACAAAAATATACAAAAGTACACAAAGGGAGAactactcacaaacacacaaatacgatgtacaaaacatacacaaagggagacctgcacacaaacacacaaatacgatgcacaaaatacacacacagagagtattACACACCATAATTCCTTGAGGCCCCTGCTCTCCAAAATCACCCTTCTCCCCCTGTAGAGATATCACCACATTATGTATATACACCAGACATATGCTTACTATCACACGCTAATCCTCTGTCAGATGCCATTAAAGCATAAGCAATGCTTATCTGGATATTTGTTAAACCTGGAAGCAGGGCTCACTCAATATTCTGGACCAAACGTATGATTTAGtaatcagaaaaaaagagaaagagttgCACTTTAAATGAACTAATTAATTTATTAGAATTTCATTGATTCATAGATTTCAGTGTCAAATGTGTTTCGGTCTAGTGCCTTATGTGTAGCCTggatgccagccgaacttagccctgcccacaacatttgaggtggGGAAGTTTggtctggacttgttccattgtggagcaactaGGCCCGGACCAGAGCTGTTCTgaccaatcaaattgggctttgtacgatgatggacagagcAACAGTGCActgagcacgcttaggttgattttgtttgcaacaaaaacgctgttgCTAGAAGCTAGACAGACGGCTTCTAAGACGCTGTTAACACATAGCGAAATTTCCATGCGATTTGGCCTTTTATTTACACGAAAAcagaggttttatcactgaaataGACTATTTCTGAAAACTCCGGCTAAAGTGGATATTTGGGAAAACTCCAGTTTCACCTTCATCAAGGGGAAACAGTGTTTTTGCATTGAGACATGTCGTTCCCTCGTTtttttgaaatctctgattggccacctgttTGCTTGAGGGGTTTGCGACACCCTTCCCCAGCTGTTTTTAGCATCGGTAtgaacagaattatttttaaaaaggaaGGAGGGGAAATATCAGTTTTTCCGAATAGCCTACCCTGCTACGTGTTTCTACCCTGCTACGTGTTTCGTTGTCTTAGATTTAGCTTCCGggtgttgtacaagatattgacagcgcAATAACTTTGAAAaacgaccagaaaacaatgttaaggcatttgtggagaagaaagatggttcgggtgttcttcctacagctcACGTTAagttatttcgttgctctgattggttaggacCATCCAATTAAGCGCAAAGGCATTTTCCCCACTGTAtcagttgaaacacgccccataatcatgtcccaatggagcagtatcagactcatattctgactagaatttgagtatgacgaCGTCAGGCTACCTTCTGTGCAATAGATTCttttctagttttttttttttgttgctaaaCCTCATCCCCTCATTCTGTTCCTAAACCTCACCAGATGCTGAGCCCTGCTGATTATGTGATACTCTGATGGCAGATAGGCCGGTAGCTCACCTTCATCCCTGGGAGCCCGTCGATGCCCTTCTCTCCAGGACCACCCGACATGCCAGGTTCTCCCTGCACATCACCATCAGGAGACAAAGACAACACATGAACTCATGACGACCACTGACCAGTACTGTGACCAGGGAACACACACTGATACTGGGGCTCTAGACTTCTCAGTTCTTACAGAAGAAATGCTCTGGATTTTACTATAAATATTCGTTATATTCGTCACAGCAGACCAGACAACAGTACCTTTATTCCTGGAGGTCCCTGTGGCCCTGGCCCGCCATCTTCACCGTCATCACCCTGAAAGCACATACACATTTCAAGTCAccttgagagagtgtgtgaaagagtctGCACgcatgtgtctatgtatgcatgCACTATTACATGTGGCTATTGTATTAAGTGTATTTGAGTTGCTGACCTGAATGCCTGGGAGCCCTCTTGGTCCCTGTTAAAGGTTAGAATTTTAAGTTAAA
Encoded proteins:
- the LOC125312294 gene encoding collagen alpha-1(XXIII) chain isoform X1 — its product is MDAKEKSNLNLKAESSKGQKSSFLHCVGGLPTILCVMMSVCSMAFCFMMNFKTSHLEHRVHVLEMERLSLIHPLPSAPEPNGTVSALRETIEKLLQERFNTMVPRLRTAREAEAACSCPPGPPGKRGRRGNPGTPGTPGRDGYPGPLGMDGKPGIPGPKGSQGLPGTKGEKGDRGDIGPRGPPAYPISAGLYNRDNNQIPMKMVFPRHDHGFLSGDQHVFPRRLLKGDQGQVGPPGPPGPPGTPGPRGPPGNTGRDGPRGFPGEPGPPGRDGIEGPRGLPGIQGDDGEDGGPGPQGPPGIKGEPGMSGGPGEKGIDGLPGMKGEKGDFGEQGPQGIMGLPGEKGAPGSSEGIDLTGELFHALRGAPGPPGEPGLKGEDGFPGLRGADGAQGPQGERGEDGRPGNPGEKGERGEMGLSGPSGMDGQKGEKGDAWIQDNLAQIISLPGPPGPAGPPGPPGHQGHGIPGPKGEPGEAVRGEKGEVGEQGAPGPRGAPGSPGADGLVGLPGSKGEKGKQGLPGLDGFPGLMGEKGDTGGRGEKGDRGPGGKKGLKGQKGEQGPPGLDQPCPVAASVLKGHGGKAGLLPDAPCPLGRDGLPIPGCWNK
- the LOC125312294 gene encoding collagen alpha-1(XXIII) chain isoform X3, with product MDAKEKSNLNLKAESSKGQKSSFLHCVGGLPTILCVMMSVCSMAFCFMMNFKTSHLEHRVHVLEMERLSLIHPLPSAPEPNGTVSALRETIEKLLQERFNTMVPRLRTAREAEAACSCPPGPPGKRGRRGNPGTPGTPGRDGYPGPLGMDGKPGIPGPKGSQGLPGTKGEKGDRGDIGPRGPPAYPISAGLYNRDNNQIPMKMVFPRHDHGFLSGDQHVFPRRLLKGDQGQVGPPGPPGPPGTPGPRGPPGNTGRDGPRGFPGEPGPPGRDGIEGPRGLPGIQGDDGEDGGPGPQGPPGIKGEPGMSGGPGEKGIDGLPGMKGEKGDFGEQGPQGIMGLPGEKGAPGSSEGIDLTGELFHALRGAPGPPGEPGLKGEDGFPGLRGADGAQGPQGERGEDGRPGNPGEKGERGEMGLSGPSGMDGQKGEKGDAWIQDNLAQIISLPGPPGPAGPPGPPGHQGHGIPGPKGEPGEAVRGEKGEVGEQGAPGPRGAPGSPGADGLVGLPGSKGEKGKQGLPGLDGFPGLMGEKGDTGGRGEKGDRGPGGKKGLKGQKGEQGPPGLDQPCPVGRDGLPIPGCWNK